Genomic DNA from Alphaproteobacteria bacterium:
GCCGCTCAGGGTATAGCCTGCGAAGCCGAATTCCTCGAAGCTGGCGAACGCCGTTCGCCGCTCGGCCAGGCCGACCATGGCGCGGGCCAAGTCGGGGAGATAGGCCCAGGCGTGAAGGCGGTCGAGCGGCCCGGGGTACATCAGCCGCCCGCGGCCAATTTTGGCTGTGATGTGGCTGTCGAACCAATTGCCGGTTTTTTGCCCTTCGATGAAGTCGCCGGCCCGCAGCACGATGGTCGGCACGCCGGCCCGGGCGCAGGCCTGTTCCATCTGGCAGCGCAGGCGGCCTTTGCGGCTGGTCGGGCGCTGCGGCGTTTGCTCGTCCAGGCGCTCCGGCATGGCGGCGCCATAATTGTAGACATTGCCGGGGATCATCACGGTTGCGCCCGTAGCCCGGGCCGCCGCGATGACGTTGGCGTTAAGGCGCGGCAGATCGGCCTGCCAGCGCGGGTAGGGCGGGTTCAAGGCGTTGACGATGACGTCGCAGCCCCGGGCGGCAGCAGCCACGGTGGCGGCATCGAAGGCGTCGCCCTCGATCACTTCGGCGCCGTCAAGATCAAGCCCGGCGCGG
This window encodes:
- a CDS encoding NAD(P)H-binding protein is translated as MPGQVVVLGAKGRMGRSATGAFLATGWRVRTLSRAGLDLDGAEVIEGDAFDAATVAAAARGCDVIVNALNPPYPRWQADLPRLNANVIAAARATGATVMIPGNVYNYGAAMPERLDEQTPQRPTSRKGRLRCQMEQACARAGVPTIVLRAGDFIEGQKTGNWFDSHITAKIGRGRLMYPGPLDRLHAWAYLPDLARAMVGLAERRTAFASFEEFGFAGYTLSGGELVAAIADVVGRPLEIKSLPWPLVRILGLVVPQLREVAEMSYLWRVPHAIDGGKLARTLPDFRPTPLATALAEALADVRGEAIPALGQAA